A portion of the Cyanobium sp. PCC 7001 genome contains these proteins:
- the rsgA gene encoding ribosome small subunit-dependent GTPase A: MRRSAFWSAVMAAEQDADAPLAWSTSATGLVVAMQANYAMVGLDQPGPEARTRLLCTRRTRLAKSGLAICVGDRVRVDGIDWRAGRGAVAAVHPRHGRLERPAVANVSRIVVVASLAEPALDPLQLTRFLITAEACGSPVLLVLSKADLVPPAERDAWCRRVRGWGYPPVALAVPSGEGLEALRRELSQPGIAVLCGPSGVGKSSLLNALVPELALRVAAVSGRLQRGRHTTRHVELFGIGPQALVADTPGFNRPALPRQPELLGPLFPEVRRQLARAGSCRFSDCLHRGEPGCSVGMDWERWPHYSQCLEAIEQEQHRDPRGSAAAPQSAVRRRGDGLEPRLAPRLRRLSRRSQRQRAAAEAEVLAPEEAEGGPPASG; encoded by the coding sequence ATGCGGCGGTCCGCCTTCTGGTCTGCCGTGATGGCGGCTGAGCAGGACGCCGACGCGCCGCTGGCATGGAGCACCAGCGCCACCGGTCTGGTGGTGGCCATGCAGGCCAACTACGCCATGGTGGGCCTCGACCAGCCGGGGCCTGAAGCCCGCACCCGCCTGCTCTGCACCCGCCGCACCCGGCTCGCCAAGAGCGGGCTGGCCATCTGCGTGGGTGATCGGGTCAGGGTCGATGGCATCGACTGGCGGGCCGGCCGCGGTGCCGTGGCGGCGGTCCACCCCCGCCACGGCAGGCTGGAGCGCCCCGCGGTGGCCAATGTCTCCCGCATCGTGGTGGTGGCCTCCCTGGCGGAACCGGCCCTAGATCCCCTGCAGCTCACCCGCTTCCTGATCACCGCCGAGGCCTGCGGGTCTCCGGTGCTTCTGGTGCTCTCCAAGGCCGACCTGGTGCCACCGGCCGAGAGGGACGCCTGGTGTCGCAGGGTGCGTGGCTGGGGCTATCCACCCGTGGCCCTGGCGGTCCCCAGCGGCGAAGGGCTCGAGGCGCTGCGTCGGGAGCTGAGCCAGCCCGGCATCGCCGTGCTCTGCGGGCCCTCCGGGGTGGGCAAGAGCAGCCTCCTCAATGCCCTGGTGCCTGAACTGGCGCTGCGGGTGGCCGCCGTGTCCGGCCGGCTGCAACGGGGGCGCCACACCACCCGCCATGTGGAGCTGTTCGGCATCGGTCCCCAGGCTCTGGTGGCGGACACACCCGGCTTCAACCGGCCTGCGCTGCCCCGGCAACCCGAGCTGCTCGGACCCCTCTTCCCGGAAGTGCGCCGCCAGCTGGCCCGGGCGGGCTCCTGCCGCTTCAGCGATTGCCTGCACCGGGGCGAGCCCGGCTGCTCCGTCGGGATGGACTGGGAGCGGTGGCCGCACTACAGCCAGTGCCTCGAGGCCATCGAGCAGGAGCAGCATCGGGACCCGCGCGGTTCGGCCGCTGCTCCCCAGTCCGCTGTGCGGCGGCGCGGGGATGGCCTGGAACCGAGGCTGGCCCCGCGGCTGCGCCGGCTCTCCCGCCGCTCCCAGCGCCAGCGGGCCGCGGCCGAGGCGGAAGTCCTTGCACCCGAGGAGGCGGAGGGCGGTCCCCCCGCATCAGGCTGA
- a CDS encoding YbaB/EbfC family nucleoid-associated protein yields the protein MAGFGLPNFGQLTEAFKKAQELQQNAQKLQEELDAMELEGSSADGRASVWLSGNQQPLRVRLAPELMADGAEACEAAVLEALQAAYANSTGTMKGRMEELTGGLNLNLPGLGG from the coding sequence ATGGCCGGCTTCGGACTCCCCAATTTCGGTCAGCTCACCGAGGCCTTCAAGAAGGCCCAGGAACTGCAGCAGAACGCCCAGAAGCTCCAGGAGGAGCTCGATGCGATGGAGCTCGAGGGGAGCAGCGCCGATGGTCGGGCCAGCGTGTGGCTGTCGGGCAACCAGCAGCCCCTGCGGGTACGGCTGGCACCGGAGCTGATGGCCGACGGTGCCGAGGCCTGCGAAGCGGCCGTGCTGGAAGCGCTTCAGGCGGCCTATGCCAACTCCACCGGCACGATGAAGGGCCGCATGGAGGAACTCACCGGTGGACTGAACCTCAACCTGCCCGGGCTGGGCGGCTGA
- the dnaJ gene encoding molecular chaperone DnaJ, whose translation MADYYDLLGVSRDADADSLKRAYRRLARQYHPDINKEPGAEDRFKEIGRAYEVLSDPQTRARYDQFGEAGLGGGGMPDMADMGGFADLFETFFSGFGGAAGAGGPRRRGPRQGDDLRLDLTISFKEAVFGIEKEVQIRHLETCSTCKGSGAREGAGPTTCGTCSGVGQVRRATRTPFGSFTQVAPCPTCEGTGQVIADPCSACGGQGLQQVRKKLRINIPAGVDSGTRLRVGQEGNAGQRGGPPGDLYVFLSVQPHPHLRRDGIHVQSDVVLNYLQAILGDTIEVETVDGPEPLEIPPGTQPGAVLTLQGKGVPKLGNPVARGNHQFSVKVQLPTRLNSEEKDLLEQLAGHHTSRGHKHHHKSGLFGGLFGHRD comes from the coding sequence ATGGCGGATTACTACGACCTCCTCGGCGTCAGTCGTGACGCCGATGCCGACAGCCTCAAGCGGGCCTACCGCCGGCTCGCCCGCCAGTACCACCCCGACATCAACAAGGAACCCGGTGCTGAGGACCGGTTCAAGGAGATCGGCCGGGCCTACGAGGTGCTCAGCGATCCCCAGACGCGGGCCCGCTACGACCAGTTCGGCGAAGCCGGGCTGGGGGGCGGCGGCATGCCGGACATGGCCGACATGGGTGGCTTCGCCGACCTGTTCGAGACCTTCTTCAGCGGCTTCGGAGGAGCGGCCGGTGCCGGAGGCCCGCGGCGCCGCGGGCCCCGCCAAGGCGACGACCTGCGGCTCGATCTCACCATCAGCTTCAAGGAGGCCGTGTTCGGCATCGAGAAGGAGGTGCAGATCCGCCATCTTGAAACCTGCAGCACCTGCAAGGGCTCGGGAGCGCGGGAGGGGGCCGGCCCCACCACCTGCGGCACCTGCTCCGGCGTGGGCCAGGTGCGCCGCGCCACCCGCACACCCTTCGGCAGCTTCACCCAGGTGGCCCCCTGCCCCACCTGCGAGGGCACGGGCCAGGTGATCGCCGACCCCTGCAGCGCCTGCGGCGGGCAGGGGCTGCAGCAGGTGCGCAAGAAGCTGCGCATCAACATTCCCGCCGGAGTCGATTCCGGCACGCGCCTGCGGGTGGGCCAGGAGGGCAACGCCGGCCAGCGGGGCGGGCCGCCTGGGGATCTCTACGTGTTCCTCTCCGTGCAGCCCCACCCCCACCTGCGTCGGGACGGTATCCATGTGCAGTCGGACGTGGTGCTGAACTACCTCCAGGCGATCCTCGGGGACACCATCGAGGTGGAGACGGTGGATGGCCCCGAGCCGCTCGAGATCCCTCCGGGCACCCAGCCGGGTGCCGTGCTGACCCTCCAGGGCAAGGGGGTGCCCAAGCTGGGCAATCCCGTGGCTCGCGGCAACCACCAGTTCAGCGTGAAGGTGCAGCTGCCCACGCGGCTCAACAGCGAGGAGAAGGACCTGCTGGAGCAGCTGGCCGGCCATCACACCAGCAGGGGGCACAAGCACCACCACAAGAGCGGTCTGTTCGGCGGCCTGTTCGGCCATCGCGACTAG
- a CDS encoding sulfurtransferase TusA family protein, whose amino-acid sequence MPSPAEPSACLDLRGTPCPLNYIRATLALETLDPGAWLQLDLDRGEPEDMVIAGLRQAGHPVVSGPHPEAADAAVRLLVCRDGG is encoded by the coding sequence GTGCCCTCTCCCGCCGAGCCCAGCGCCTGCCTCGATCTGCGCGGCACACCCTGCCCGCTGAACTACATCCGGGCGACCCTGGCCCTGGAGACCCTGGACCCCGGGGCCTGGCTGCAGCTGGATCTCGATCGGGGCGAGCCGGAGGACATGGTGATCGCAGGCCTGAGGCAGGCGGGTCACCCCGTGGTGAGCGGGCCCCACCCCGAAGCCGCCGATGCGGCGGTCCGCCTTCTGGTCTGCCGTGATGGCGGCTGA
- the murB gene encoding UDP-N-acetylmuramate dehydrogenase — protein sequence MIAPCAPPSGLRQAIPLQPYTTWKVGGAAEWFGEPASDEELVAMAAWAWREGLVLRCIGAGSNLLIADSGLEGLTLCNRRLQGSWIEAGSGWVEAAAGEPIPTLARKAARGGLSGLEWAVGIPGTVGGAAVMNAGAQGGCTAEWLHSVRVLDPARPEQPFELEARELEFAYRHSRLQQEPLIVLSARFRLEPGHDPAAISQRTSSNLHSRTSTQPYQQPSCGSVFRNPEPQKAGRLIEELGLKGLRIGAAEVSTLHANFIVNTGDASAADIDTLIREVQRRVLAHHGIALHPEVKRLGF from the coding sequence ATGATCGCCCCCTGCGCCCCTCCCTCGGGTCTGCGCCAGGCCATTCCGTTGCAGCCCTACACCACCTGGAAGGTGGGGGGGGCGGCTGAATGGTTCGGCGAGCCTGCCTCGGATGAGGAGCTGGTGGCCATGGCCGCCTGGGCCTGGCGGGAAGGGCTGGTGCTGCGCTGCATCGGCGCCGGCTCCAACCTTCTGATCGCCGATTCCGGCCTGGAGGGTCTCACCCTCTGCAACCGCCGCCTGCAGGGCAGCTGGATCGAGGCCGGCAGTGGCTGGGTGGAGGCGGCGGCGGGGGAACCGATTCCCACCCTGGCCCGCAAGGCGGCCCGGGGGGGCCTGAGCGGCCTGGAGTGGGCGGTGGGCATTCCAGGCACCGTGGGTGGTGCCGCCGTGATGAATGCGGGCGCCCAGGGAGGCTGCACGGCGGAGTGGCTGCACTCGGTGCGGGTGCTGGATCCAGCCCGGCCGGAGCAGCCCTTCGAGCTGGAGGCGCGGGAGCTGGAATTCGCCTACCGCCACAGCCGGCTGCAGCAGGAACCGTTGATCGTGCTCTCGGCCCGCTTCCGGCTCGAACCGGGCCACGACCCGGCCGCCATCAGCCAGCGCACCAGCAGCAACCTCCACAGCCGCACCAGCACCCAGCCCTACCAGCAGCCGAGCTGCGGCAGCGTGTTCCGCAATCCCGAACCGCAGAAGGCCGGACGGCTGATCGAGGAGCTGGGTCTCAAGGGCCTGCGCATCGGCGCCGCGGAGGTGTCCACCCTCCACGCCAACTTCATCGTGAACACCGGCGACGCCAGCGCCGCTGACATCGACACCCTGATCCGCGAGGTTCAGCGGCGCGTGTTGGCCCACCACGGCATCGCCCTGCATCCGGAAGTGAAACGGCTCGGCTTCTAG
- a CDS encoding type II secretion system F family protein gives MPTFTANYLNNGKEASVNVDAPDLIQAKRTLRLRGIRVTDIKVSSIGSASSRKAQSELAQKLRTSSILSRFEARPGVKAKAVFASKLAALVNAGVPIVRSIDLMASQQKMPLFKRALESVSLELNQGVSFGDSMRRWPKVFDRLTIAMVEAGEAGGVLDESLRRLAKLLEANAKLQNQIKGAMAYPLAVFTIAILVFLGMTIFIIPTFAKIFEDLGAELPWFTQFMVDLSKLLRSPFALILLAALVILAIVAIKFYQTPIGRRRVDALALKLPLFGELIQKTATAQFSRTFSSLTRAGVPILQALDVVRDITSNSIISDAIQSSRDDLIQGIPLSIAIGRKNVLPEMAISMLSIGEETGEMDAMLSKVADFYEDEVETAVKALTSLLEPMMIVLVGGIVGAILIAMYLPMFSIFDQIK, from the coding sequence ATGCCCACCTTCACCGCCAACTACCTCAACAACGGCAAGGAAGCCTCGGTCAACGTCGATGCCCCTGATCTGATTCAGGCCAAGCGCACCCTGCGGTTGCGGGGGATCCGGGTCACCGACATCAAGGTCTCGAGCATCGGCTCAGCCAGCAGTCGCAAAGCCCAGAGCGAACTGGCTCAGAAGCTCAGAACTTCCAGCATCCTCAGCCGATTCGAGGCACGCCCCGGGGTGAAGGCCAAGGCGGTGTTCGCCAGCAAGCTCGCGGCCCTGGTGAATGCGGGCGTGCCGATCGTGCGCAGCATCGATCTGATGGCAAGCCAACAGAAGATGCCGCTGTTCAAACGGGCGCTCGAATCGGTGAGCCTGGAGTTGAACCAAGGGGTGAGCTTCGGGGATTCGATGCGGCGCTGGCCCAAGGTGTTCGACAGGCTCACCATCGCCATGGTGGAGGCCGGCGAGGCGGGTGGCGTTCTCGACGAATCGCTGCGGCGGCTGGCAAAACTGCTAGAAGCGAACGCCAAGCTGCAGAACCAGATTAAGGGGGCCATGGCCTACCCCTTGGCGGTGTTCACGATCGCCATCCTGGTATTTCTGGGCATGACAATCTTCATCATCCCCACATTCGCCAAGATCTTCGAGGATCTTGGGGCTGAGCTGCCCTGGTTCACCCAGTTTATGGTGGATCTGAGCAAACTGCTGCGATCCCCCTTTGCGTTGATTCTCCTGGCGGCGCTGGTGATCCTGGCCATCGTGGCCATCAAGTTTTACCAGACCCCCATCGGCAGGCGCCGCGTCGACGCCCTGGCGCTGAAGCTGCCACTGTTCGGTGAGCTGATCCAGAAAACAGCTACGGCCCAGTTCAGTCGCACCTTCAGTTCCCTCACCAGAGCTGGTGTACCGATTCTCCAGGCTCTGGATGTGGTGAGGGACATCACATCCAATTCCATCATCTCTGATGCCATCCAAAGCAGCCGGGATGATCTCATCCAGGGCATCCCTTTGAGTATTGCTATTGGACGCAAAAATGTATTACCCGAAATGGCCATCAGCATGCTCTCCATCGGCGAGGAAACCGGTGAAATGGATGCCATGCTCTCCAAGGTGGCGGACTTCTATGAAGACGAAGTAGAAACGGCTGTGAAAGCCCTCACGTCACTATTGGAGCCCATGATGATCGTTCTGGTGGGCGGCATCGTGGGTGCGATCCTCATCGCCATGTACCTGCCGATGTTCTCGATCTTCGACCAGATCAAGTAA
- a CDS encoding type IV pilus twitching motility protein PilT, giving the protein MAVIIEDLMSQLVADGGSDLHLSAGLPPYGRFNGQLRPILDDRLEEEACNKLIFSLLNNAQRKQLEQNWELDCSYGLKGVARFRVNVYRQRGTYAACLRALGNSIPTLEALHLPPIVEEISRSPKGLVLVTGPTGSGKTTTLAAVLDHINHTRSEHILTIEDPIEFTYRSDKSVIHQRQLNDDTRSFANALRAALREDPDVILVGELRDLETIQLAITAAETGHLVFATLHTSSAAQTVDRMVDVFPAGQQTQIRVQLSTSLVAVFAQTLCKRHNPVPGEYGRVMAQEIMINTPAIANLIREGKTAQLYSQMQMGGQMAMQTLEKSLADLVMSNQILMDEAVAKTGKPEELKRLLSQLN; this is encoded by the coding sequence ATGGCCGTGATTATCGAAGATCTGATGAGCCAGCTGGTGGCCGATGGAGGAAGTGATCTCCATCTCAGCGCCGGACTGCCCCCCTATGGACGCTTCAACGGTCAGCTGCGCCCGATCCTCGACGACCGGCTGGAGGAGGAGGCCTGCAACAAGCTGATCTTCTCCTTGCTGAACAACGCCCAGCGCAAGCAGCTCGAACAGAACTGGGAGCTGGACTGCTCCTATGGCCTGAAGGGCGTGGCGCGATTCAGGGTCAATGTCTACCGCCAGCGCGGCACCTATGCCGCCTGCCTGCGGGCGCTTGGCAATTCCATTCCCACCCTGGAAGCCCTGCACCTCCCCCCCATCGTGGAGGAAATCAGCCGTTCCCCCAAAGGTCTGGTGCTGGTCACCGGTCCTACGGGATCGGGGAAAACCACCACTCTGGCGGCGGTTCTGGATCACATCAATCACACCCGCTCCGAACACATCCTCACGATCGAAGATCCAATTGAATTCACCTACCGCTCCGACAAGAGCGTGATCCATCAACGTCAGCTCAACGACGACACCCGCAGCTTCGCCAATGCCCTGCGCGCCGCCCTTCGGGAGGATCCGGATGTGATTCTGGTGGGGGAACTGCGGGATCTGGAAACCATCCAGTTGGCGATCACGGCGGCGGAAACCGGCCACCTCGTGTTCGCCACCCTGCACACGAGCTCGGCTGCCCAGACAGTGGACCGCATGGTGGATGTGTTCCCCGCAGGCCAGCAGACCCAGATCCGGGTGCAGCTGAGCACCAGCCTGGTGGCGGTGTTCGCCCAGACCCTGTGCAAGCGTCACAACCCCGTGCCGGGCGAGTACGGCCGAGTGATGGCCCAGGAGATCATGATCAACACCCCCGCCATCGCCAACCTGATCCGCGAAGGCAAAACGGCCCAGCTCTATTCCCAAATGCAGATGGGCGGGCAGATGGCCATGCAGACCCTGGAGAAGTCCCTCGCCGATCTGGTGATGAGCAACCAGATCCTGATGGATGAGGCCGTTGCCAAGACGGGCAAACCCGAGGAACTCAAGCGCCTGCTGAGCCAGCTCAACTGA
- a CDS encoding NAD(P)/FAD-dependent oxidoreductase codes for MNRLLPDRVAVAVVGGGPAGFMAAITAAEAGVRDIHVLEATQEPLQKVRISGGGRCNVTHACWDPRELVGHYPRGQRALRGPFSRFACGDAVAWFDAHGLELVEEADGRLFPRSNRSSSVVATLRSAAAAAGVTVHRGMGVQAVQAEGGDFLLQVRCSGAQGNTRRLVAGQVVLATGGHPSGRRLASSLGHTTVPPVPSLFTLALADDPLVALAGVTMDPVQLTLELPDGHRERQRGPLLITHWGVSGPVTLRLTAFAARSLHAARYQAELIVDWTDGGSESELAARFQEARRVQARRQLANARPWPALGRRLWLHLLQAGGVDPALRWADLSKHHQQALVEALRRSRYRVRGRGPFGEEFVTAGGVALGEVNMASMESRRQPGLYLVGELLDVDGVTGGFNFQHCWSSGWLAGEAIARAKGAAG; via the coding sequence GTGAACCGCTTGCTTCCTGATCGGGTGGCCGTGGCGGTGGTGGGCGGTGGTCCGGCGGGCTTCATGGCCGCCATCACCGCCGCCGAGGCCGGAGTGCGGGACATCCACGTGCTCGAGGCCACCCAGGAGCCGCTGCAGAAGGTGCGGATCAGCGGTGGCGGCCGCTGCAACGTGACCCATGCCTGCTGGGATCCGCGCGAGCTGGTGGGCCACTACCCCCGCGGACAGCGGGCCCTGCGGGGTCCCTTCTCCCGCTTCGCCTGTGGCGACGCGGTGGCCTGGTTCGACGCCCATGGCCTCGAGCTGGTGGAGGAGGCCGATGGGCGCCTCTTCCCCCGCTCCAACCGCTCCAGCTCCGTGGTGGCCACCCTGCGCTCGGCCGCGGCGGCGGCCGGGGTGACGGTGCACCGCGGCATGGGCGTGCAGGCCGTGCAGGCGGAGGGCGGCGACTTCCTGCTGCAGGTGCGCTGCAGCGGAGCCCAGGGGAACACCCGGCGCCTTGTGGCCGGGCAGGTGGTTCTGGCCACCGGCGGACATCCCAGTGGCCGACGTCTCGCCAGCAGCCTGGGCCACACCACGGTGCCGCCCGTGCCGTCCCTGTTCACCCTGGCCCTGGCGGATGACCCCCTGGTGGCCCTGGCCGGCGTGACGATGGATCCGGTGCAGCTCACCCTGGAGCTTCCCGATGGCCACCGCGAGCGCCAACGTGGCCCGCTGCTGATCACCCACTGGGGGGTGAGCGGTCCGGTCACCCTGCGGCTCACGGCCTTCGCGGCGCGCTCGCTGCATGCGGCCCGCTACCAGGCCGAGCTGATCGTGGATTGGACCGATGGTGGCTCCGAGTCAGAGCTGGCCGCGCGGTTTCAGGAGGCCCGCCGGGTTCAGGCCCGCCGCCAGCTGGCGAACGCGCGCCCCTGGCCGGCCCTGGGCCGTCGCCTCTGGCTGCATCTGCTCCAGGCCGGGGGAGTGGACCCGGCTCTGCGCTGGGCCGACCTCTCCAAGCACCATCAGCAAGCGTTGGTGGAGGCACTGCGGCGCTCCCGCTACCGGGTGCGGGGGCGTGGACCGTTCGGGGAGGAGTTCGTCACGGCCGGGGGGGTTGCCCTGGGGGAGGTGAACATGGCGTCGATGGAGAGCCGCCGGCAGCCAGGTCTCTACCTCGTGGGAGAACTGCTGGATGTGGACGGTGTGACAGGAGGATTCAACTTCCAGCACTGCTGGAGCTCTGGTTGGCTGGCCGGGGAGGCCATCGCCAGAGCAAAGGGTGCAGCAGGTTAG
- the grpE gene encoding nucleotide exchange factor GrpE, with amino-acid sequence MSGEPVVGPETNPGQDLQPEVQPGDGTGGPMGSEGSVSGTDGADLDAGGTAPEVTPEGDSPSPADPQQQGYDARVAEMEQELATLRAQHEALNGQYMRLAADFDNFRKRQSRDSEDQRLQITCSTLGEILPVLDNFDRARQQLNPQHEEAQSLHRSYQGLYRQLVDVFKQLGVSPMRVEGEPFDPTLHEAVLREPSDVHAEDVVIEELQRGYHLNGRVLRHALVKVSMGPGPTGAPSQPPAGQAPGPEDQPAPPPGA; translated from the coding sequence ATGAGCGGTGAACCTGTGGTCGGTCCTGAGACCAACCCCGGACAGGATCTTCAGCCTGAGGTGCAACCCGGGGACGGGACCGGTGGCCCCATGGGCTCCGAGGGTTCCGTCTCCGGAACCGACGGAGCGGATCTCGATGCCGGTGGGACCGCTCCGGAGGTGACCCCCGAGGGAGACAGCCCGTCGCCGGCCGATCCCCAACAGCAGGGCTACGACGCCAGGGTCGCCGAGATGGAGCAGGAACTGGCCACCCTGCGGGCCCAGCACGAGGCCCTCAACGGCCAGTACATGCGCCTGGCCGCCGACTTCGACAACTTCCGCAAGCGCCAGAGCCGCGACAGCGAGGACCAGCGTCTGCAGATCACCTGCTCCACCCTCGGCGAAATCCTGCCGGTGCTGGACAACTTCGATCGGGCCCGCCAGCAGCTCAATCCCCAGCACGAGGAGGCCCAGAGCCTGCACCGCAGCTACCAGGGCCTCTACCGCCAGCTGGTGGATGTGTTCAAGCAGCTGGGGGTGTCGCCGATGCGGGTGGAGGGTGAGCCCTTCGACCCGACCCTGCACGAGGCGGTGCTGCGGGAACCCAGCGACGTCCACGCCGAAGACGTCGTGATCGAGGAGCTGCAGCGGGGCTATCACCTCAACGGCCGGGTTCTGCGCCATGCCCTGGTCAAGGTGTCGATGGGGCCCGGTCCCACCGGTGCGCCGTCCCAGCCTCCGGCCGGTCAGGCCCCAGGACCTGAGGACCAGCCCGCCCCACCCCCCGGGGCCTGA
- a CDS encoding GspE/PulE family protein has protein sequence MTLSPSRPVPDALSTEQQRLEVELLLGQPVLSQEDLLQQRPEDPVLSVEEWRELGACPVARDGDTLVVAVPSHWGSEPRQAVATKLASRGTGSRLVLALAADIAAAQEHIGTPPPTAPGPTDALGSDTIASWDAEPEASQEPEDATPPRPRSLTRDLAIPTAIGELQEVNDLEDLEVSEAEASSTANASPIVSLVDRILIEALTSGASDIHIEPQDTTMEIRFRIDGVLQKHFEDLPRSLVPAVTSRVKIMADLDIAERRMPQDGRIRRMFRGRKMDFRVSTLPTRNGEKVVLRLLDSGATQLGLDTLITDANARQSLRELGARPYGMILVTGPTGSGKSTTLYALLSERNDQHINISTVEDPIEYTLHGITQTQVNRDKGLDFSTALRAFMRQDPDVLLVGETRDLETAKTAIEAALTGHLVLTTLHCNDAASAIARLDEMGVEPFMVSASLLGIVSQRLLRRVCSRCRISYRPEPEELSRFGLLSSKESDVTFYRAKSNTPGSEDCCPACNGSGYKGRVGVYEVLRMNDTIAAAIAKRQTTDVIRRLALESGMKTLLGYGLQLVREGHTTLTEVERMLLTDSGLESERRSKALSSLTCSGCGAGLHDDWLQCPYCLTER, from the coding sequence ATGACTCTGAGCCCCTCCAGACCCGTGCCCGACGCGCTGAGCACCGAGCAGCAGCGTCTCGAGGTGGAATTGCTGCTGGGCCAGCCCGTGCTGAGCCAGGAGGATCTCCTGCAGCAGCGGCCGGAGGACCCGGTGCTCAGCGTCGAGGAATGGCGGGAGCTGGGGGCCTGTCCGGTGGCCCGGGACGGCGACACGCTCGTGGTGGCGGTGCCGAGTCACTGGGGATCGGAACCCCGCCAGGCCGTGGCCACCAAGCTGGCCTCCCGGGGCACCGGCAGCCGGCTGGTGCTGGCTCTGGCGGCCGACATCGCCGCAGCGCAGGAGCACATCGGCACGCCCCCCCCCACGGCCCCTGGCCCAACCGATGCCTTGGGCTCGGACACCATCGCCAGCTGGGACGCGGAGCCTGAGGCGAGCCAGGAGCCCGAGGACGCCACCCCTCCCAGGCCCCGCTCCCTCACCCGTGACCTCGCCATCCCCACGGCCATCGGGGAGCTGCAGGAGGTCAACGACCTGGAGGATCTGGAGGTCAGCGAGGCCGAGGCCAGCTCCACGGCCAACGCCTCACCGATCGTGAGTCTGGTGGACCGGATTCTGATCGAGGCCCTCACCAGCGGCGCCAGCGACATCCACATCGAGCCGCAGGACACCACCATGGAGATCCGCTTCCGGATCGACGGGGTTCTGCAGAAACATTTCGAGGATCTGCCGAGGAGCCTGGTGCCGGCAGTCACCTCACGGGTGAAGATCATGGCCGACCTGGACATCGCCGAGCGGCGCATGCCCCAGGACGGACGCATCCGCCGCATGTTCCGGGGACGGAAGATGGATTTCCGCGTCAGCACCCTGCCGACGCGCAACGGTGAAAAGGTCGTGCTGCGTCTGCTCGACAGCGGCGCCACCCAGCTCGGGCTGGACACCCTCATCACCGATGCGAACGCCCGGCAGAGCCTGCGGGAACTGGGAGCACGGCCCTACGGAATGATTCTGGTGACCGGACCGACCGGTTCCGGTAAGTCCACCACCCTGTACGCCCTGCTGTCGGAGCGCAACGACCAGCACATCAACATTTCCACGGTGGAGGATCCGATCGAATACACCCTCCACGGCATCACCCAGACCCAGGTGAACCGGGACAAGGGCCTCGATTTCTCCACCGCCCTGCGCGCCTTCATGCGGCAGGATCCCGACGTGCTGCTGGTGGGTGAGACCCGCGACCTCGAGACCGCCAAGACGGCCATCGAAGCCGCACTCACCGGCCACCTGGTGCTCACCACCCTGCACTGCAACGACGCGGCCAGTGCCATCGCCCGTCTCGACGAGATGGGGGTGGAGCCCTTCATGGTCAGCGCCTCCTTGCTCGGGATCGTGTCGCAGCGGCTGCTACGACGCGTCTGCAGCCGCTGCCGGATCAGTTACCGCCCGGAACCCGAGGAACTGAGCCGTTTCGGATTGCTGAGCAGCAAGGAAAGCGACGTCACCTTCTACCGCGCCAAGTCAAACACGCCCGGCAGCGAAGACTGCTGTCCCGCCTGCAACGGCAGCGGCTACAAGGGCAGGGTCGGGGTCTACGAAGTGCTGCGCATGAACGACACCATCGCGGCGGCGATCGCCAAACGCCAGACCACCGATGTGATCCGCCGGCTGGCACTGGAGAGCGGCATGAAGACCCTGCTCGGCTACGGCCTTCAACTGGTGCGCGAAGGCCACACCACCCTCACCGAGGTGGAACGGATGCTTCTCACCGACTCCGGCCTGGAGAGTGAGCGGCGCTCCAAGGCCCTCAGCTCACTCACCTGCAGCGGATGCGGAGCGGGGCTCCATGACGACTGGCTGCAATGCCCCTATTGCCTCACCGAGCGCTGA